A section of the Tumebacillus amylolyticus genome encodes:
- a CDS encoding Gfo/Idh/MocA family protein, whose translation MKTERLTPIRVGVIGIGGVGGRVLEGFGMHEQTQVTAVCDLNPDLAKRVAEEHGAAAWYTDYREMLRGSELDLVYIAVPPKLHHRMAMDVLERGLHLFCEKPLANSVEEAQEMWEAAERAGVVHAMNFPTPYRSVWSEFSRLVEEGHLGELRRLDVTLQFHTWPRKWQQNPWIAGREQGGFVREVLPHYIQLIQHRFGRIARVHSEMTYGDDPNLCETAVLATFELDNGVRVLVDGQSNIAQKERIAFTAYGTEGTMQLADWSILRTGGVDEALETVPVPENNRHLGLIEDLVQAIDGKPAMLFDFRIGYEVQRVLEAVLSGGTHEL comes from the coding sequence ATGAAAACAGAGAGATTGACCCCGATTCGCGTTGGCGTGATTGGGATTGGCGGCGTCGGCGGTCGCGTGTTGGAAGGTTTCGGTATGCACGAACAGACGCAGGTAACGGCTGTTTGCGACCTCAACCCGGATCTGGCAAAGCGTGTTGCAGAAGAACACGGAGCTGCTGCATGGTACACCGATTATCGGGAGATGTTGCGCGGCAGTGAGCTCGATCTCGTTTACATCGCCGTACCGCCGAAGTTGCACCACCGCATGGCGATGGATGTGCTGGAACGCGGGTTGCACCTGTTCTGTGAGAAACCGCTGGCAAATTCGGTGGAAGAAGCGCAGGAGATGTGGGAAGCAGCTGAACGAGCGGGAGTTGTCCACGCGATGAACTTCCCGACCCCGTACCGTTCGGTTTGGTCGGAGTTCAGCCGGTTGGTGGAGGAGGGACATCTCGGGGAGTTGCGCCGTCTCGACGTGACCTTGCAGTTCCATACTTGGCCGCGCAAATGGCAACAGAACCCGTGGATTGCGGGTCGTGAGCAGGGCGGATTCGTTCGTGAAGTATTGCCGCACTATATCCAATTGATCCAACACCGCTTCGGCCGCATTGCGCGCGTTCATAGTGAAATGACGTACGGAGACGACCCGAACCTGTGCGAAACGGCTGTTCTGGCGACGTTTGAGCTCGACAACGGCGTGCGGGTATTGGTAGACGGGCAAAGCAACATCGCGCAAAAGGAACGCATCGCGTTCACCGCATACGGTACAGAGGGTACTATGCAGTTGGCGGACTGGTCGATCCTTCGTACCGGCGGTGTGGACGAAGCGCTGGAGACCGTACCGGTTCCGGAGAACAACCGCCACCTCGGCTTGATCGAGGACTTGGTACAAGCGATTGACGGCAAACCGGCGATGCTGTTCGACTTCCGTATCGGCTACGAAGTCCAGCGTGTGTTGGAAGCGGTCTTGAGCGGCGGGACGCACGAGCTATAA
- a CDS encoding rhodanese-like domain-containing protein: MAKPGVTNADEIWARIQSGEDLQVVDVRENEEVATHGIIPGARHIRVADMETRWNELDPSCETIVVCRSGRRSKAVCNFLQKQGFGNLKNMVDGMLAWKGEREEYYP, from the coding sequence ATGGCAAAACCGGGCGTCACCAACGCCGACGAGATCTGGGCACGCATCCAGAGCGGAGAGGACTTGCAAGTCGTCGACGTGCGCGAGAACGAAGAAGTAGCCACACACGGCATCATCCCCGGTGCACGGCACATTCGCGTCGCCGACATGGAGACCCGCTGGAACGAACTCGATCCGTCTTGCGAGACCATCGTTGTCTGTCGCAGCGGTCGACGCAGCAAAGCGGTCTGCAATTTTCTTCAAAAGCAAGGCTTTGGCAATCTGAAAAATATGGTCGACGGCATGCTCGCTTGGAAGGGTGAACGAGAGGAATATTACCCGTAA
- a CDS encoding amino acid permease, whose amino-acid sequence MSNRNLGFWVLTALVVGNMVGSGIFMLPRSLAEVASPGGVLLAWLFTGAGVLMTALVFGNLAVRKPNLTGGPQMYAKALFKDGTEASTLSGYIVAWGYWVANFAGNVAIITTFASYLSTFFPILSSEATLFTVGSLDVSVGHFLTFLVCSVLLWGMHSLILRGIEGAGKINLVATATKVLGFAFFIIVALFAFQKSNMVPLIVDRTSDAGGSIGLLGQISHAAVTTLWAFVGVESAVVLSSRARKQTDVKKATIVGLLTAVVIYMGISVLVMGTLSQDALVKADKPLVDSLSAVIGNSGSYLMAGLGLISLLGSTIGWILMSSEVPYQAAKIGLFPKLFLKENGKGAPVRSLTITNLMSQLFIFSTISQSVSKAFDFVILVATLAYLVPYVVASIYQLKLVCTGEAYTNIEGKQRVVDGIVALLSTLYSLWVVKAGSGDMKTFLLGVGMLVIGLVFYPFLRHARNRKPVEMSNRI is encoded by the coding sequence ATGTCCAATCGAAATTTAGGTTTTTGGGTACTGACGGCGTTGGTCGTTGGCAATATGGTCGGCTCCGGCATCTTTATGTTGCCGCGTTCGCTGGCAGAAGTGGCAAGTCCGGGCGGCGTCTTGCTGGCGTGGCTGTTTACAGGCGCGGGGGTGTTGATGACGGCGTTGGTGTTCGGCAACCTCGCTGTGCGCAAGCCGAACTTGACCGGCGGTCCGCAGATGTATGCCAAGGCGTTGTTCAAGGACGGAACGGAAGCGTCCACGCTCTCCGGCTACATCGTCGCCTGGGGATACTGGGTGGCAAACTTTGCGGGGAACGTCGCGATCATCACCACTTTCGCTTCTTACCTTTCGACTTTTTTCCCGATTCTTTCGTCGGAGGCTACGCTGTTCACCGTTGGTTCGCTTGACGTTTCTGTCGGTCATTTCCTGACCTTCCTCGTCTGCTCGGTACTGCTGTGGGGCATGCACTCGTTGATCCTGCGCGGGATCGAAGGTGCGGGCAAAATCAATTTGGTCGCCACCGCGACCAAAGTGTTGGGCTTTGCGTTTTTCATCATCGTCGCTCTGTTTGCGTTCCAGAAAAGCAACATGGTTCCGCTCATCGTGGACCGCACAAGCGACGCAGGGGGATCGATCGGGTTGCTTGGCCAAATTTCGCACGCCGCTGTGACAACGCTTTGGGCGTTTGTCGGTGTGGAGTCGGCCGTCGTCCTCTCCTCGCGAGCCCGCAAGCAAACCGATGTCAAAAAAGCGACCATCGTCGGTCTTTTGACTGCGGTCGTCATCTACATGGGCATTTCGGTGCTCGTCATGGGCACGCTCTCGCAAGACGCGCTGGTCAAAGCGGACAAGCCGCTGGTCGATTCGCTGTCTGCTGTGATTGGAAACTCCGGCTCGTACCTCATGGCAGGGCTTGGTTTGATCTCTCTGCTTGGCTCCACCATCGGCTGGATTCTCATGTCGTCGGAAGTCCCGTATCAAGCGGCGAAAATCGGTTTGTTCCCCAAGCTGTTCCTCAAAGAAAACGGCAAGGGCGCTCCGGTTCGTTCTCTGACGATCACGAATCTCATGTCTCAGCTCTTCATCTTCTCGACGATTTCGCAGTCCGTTTCCAAAGCGTTTGATTTCGTCATCCTCGTCGCAACGCTCGCCTACCTCGTGCCCTACGTGGTCGCTTCGATCTACCAGTTAAAACTGGTATGTACCGGGGAAGCTTACACCAACATCGAAGGCAAACAACGCGTCGTGGACGGGATCGTCGCACTGCTTTCCACGCTGTACTCGTTGTGGGTCGTCAAAGCGGGGAGCGGAGATATGAAAACGTTCCTGCTCGGCGTCGGGATGCTGGTGATCGGGTTGGTGTTCTACCCGTTCTTGAGACATGCGCGGAACCGCAAACCTGTCGAAATGTCCAATCGCATCTAA
- the dat gene encoding D-amino-acid transaminase, with amino-acid sequence MTLAFFNGEFLPIDSLVIPIDERGHQFGDGVYEVIKVYDGKPFLMREHLVRLENSAKAIRLEMPYTVEQLEELIGEGLTRADLRDAQVYVQITRGIAVRLHAFPDASPSISMTLRPAKSLSEETFNTGVKVTLLEDERWLNCYIKSLNLLANILAKQTASDRGCFEAVLVRDGYVTEGSSTNAYAVKDGVVYTHPANKRILHGITRAAVLQVAAEAGIEVREEAFTPEFLLSADEAFITSTTSEVLAITQVDDTVIGTGRPGPVVNQLHAKFRELIV; translated from the coding sequence ATGACTCTTGCTTTTTTTAACGGTGAATTTCTTCCCATCGATTCTTTGGTGATTCCGATTGACGAGCGCGGTCACCAGTTTGGTGACGGTGTCTATGAAGTGATCAAGGTTTATGATGGCAAGCCGTTCCTCATGCGCGAACACCTCGTGCGCTTGGAAAACAGTGCCAAGGCGATCCGATTGGAGATGCCGTATACGGTCGAACAATTGGAGGAGTTGATCGGCGAAGGTCTCACCCGCGCCGACCTGCGCGACGCTCAAGTGTATGTGCAGATCACCCGTGGCATCGCGGTCCGTCTGCACGCCTTCCCGGACGCTTCGCCGTCGATCTCGATGACGTTGCGCCCCGCGAAGAGCCTATCCGAAGAGACGTTCAACACGGGTGTGAAAGTCACACTGCTTGAAGACGAGCGCTGGCTGAATTGCTACATAAAATCCTTGAACCTCCTGGCGAACATCTTGGCGAAACAAACAGCGAGCGACCGCGGTTGCTTTGAAGCGGTGCTCGTTCGCGACGGTTATGTAACCGAAGGCTCCAGCACCAACGCCTACGCGGTCAAGGACGGCGTGGTCTACACCCACCCGGCGAACAAGCGCATCTTGCACGGCATCACTCGTGCAGCCGTTCTGCAAGTTGCGGCAGAAGCCGGCATCGAAGTTCGCGAAGAAGCTTTCACTCCGGAGTTCCTGTTGAGCGCCGATGAAGCGTTCATTACCAGCACCACCTCGGAAGTACTGGCGATTACGCAAGTGGACGATACGGTGATCGGCACAGGTCGACCGGGTCCTGTCGTCAATCAATTGCACGCCAAGTTCCGCGAACTGATCGTCTAA